A stretch of Anaerobiospirillum thomasii DNA encodes these proteins:
- a CDS encoding ISAs1 family transposase, whose product MTVFQVSQGLQDVVARSRSRSAIPKASLSFEEKYRNRRINQTLNKFSKNQFDIDYEIEKLEDDIEIEFLSLQKMLKRLKSSKLDQILNFQQKIRRLFIDTRSENSLVYTLDVVLCVILFAKLQGRTDANEIAEFYNQNYLQLHALIDGMPDPEHSLSPASVNRVLRMVDQEQMSKFFTEFFGVIPRAVTKAMNTPEEAKNSERIVLPIKNTLAFDGQELISTFVKGEQSRRKKKIAVTLYNCTEKLALDYYLTNKKNNEGLAFIQMFSTTEIKDAVIMADALNSTPYIAKLITQKGCDYLLPIKKNIRKKLNAALSEIFSSSLAKDALTVSRQETGHSRKEKIEISILDGSLLSDEVRGLYANINTIVMYTKATSKIINGKEVSSTSNTRYYISSLQYGEESTLHQIARSIDEYWAIETYHHGHLDCGSLAQDDLQSCNDNLIANHVGINKIVHNIHSFIRNSANTDNSGRPPTFKSIAEKFRSRPLDYTLHRLIEFFGHSE is encoded by the coding sequence ATGACTGTATTTCAGGTTTCACAGGGATTACAAGATGTTGTAGCGAGATCGCGTTCCAGATCTGCTATACCTAAGGCATCATTGTCCTTTGAAGAAAAATACAGAAATAGGCGTATTAATCAGACTCTTAATAAATTCTCTAAAAATCAATTTGATATTGATTATGAAATAGAGAAGCTTGAAGATGACATTGAGATTGAATTTTTGTCCTTGCAAAAAATGCTTAAGAGACTTAAATCATCAAAGCTCGATCAAATTCTTAATTTTCAGCAAAAAATCAGAAGGCTCTTTATAGATACACGAAGTGAAAACTCTCTGGTCTATACCTTGGACGTTGTGTTGTGTGTCATACTGTTTGCAAAATTGCAGGGGCGAACCGATGCAAATGAGATTGCTGAATTTTATAATCAAAATTATCTTCAGCTACACGCACTAATCGATGGTATGCCTGATCCTGAACATTCTTTGTCTCCTGCCAGTGTAAACAGAGTTTTACGTATGGTTGATCAGGAGCAAATGAGTAAGTTTTTTACTGAGTTCTTTGGTGTAATACCTCGCGCTGTAACAAAAGCCATGAATACGCCAGAAGAGGCTAAAAACAGTGAAAGAATTGTACTTCCAATAAAAAATACTCTAGCCTTTGATGGACAGGAGCTGATAAGCACGTTTGTTAAAGGAGAGCAGAGTCGCAGGAAAAAGAAGATTGCTGTTACTCTATATAACTGCACTGAAAAGCTGGCCTTAGACTACTATCTGACGAACAAGAAAAATAACGAAGGCCTTGCCTTTATTCAGATGTTCTCGACCACTGAAATAAAAGATGCGGTAATTATGGCTGATGCTCTTAACAGCACGCCATATATTGCAAAGCTTATAACTCAGAAAGGTTGCGATTATCTTCTGCCAATCAAAAAGAATATCAGGAAAAAGCTAAATGCGGCGTTATCTGAGATATTTTCCTCATCGCTGGCTAAGGATGCTTTAACTGTAAGTAGGCAAGAAACAGGGCACTCTCGCAAAGAAAAGATTGAGATATCCATATTGGACGGCTCTCTTCTTAGCGATGAGGTCAGAGGCTTATACGCTAATATCAACACTATCGTGATGTATACCAAGGCGACATCAAAAATCATTAATGGTAAAGAGGTTAGCAGCACATCTAACACCCGATACTATATAAGCTCTCTGCAGTATGGTGAAGAATCAACACTACATCAGATTGCGCGGAGTATTGATGAGTACTGGGCAATTGAGACTTACCATCATGGACACCTTGACTGTGGCTCTTTAGCCCAGGACGACCTACAGTCATGCAACGATAATTTAATTGCCAACCATGTGGGCATAAATAAAATAGTGCACAACATCCACTCCTTTATAAGGAATAGCGCTAATACCGATAACTCAGGACGCCCACCTACCTTTAAGAGTATTGCTGAAAAATTCAGAAGCAGACCTCTTGATTATACTCTGCATCGTCTGATTGAGTTCTTTGGACACTCTGAATAA
- a CDS encoding S8 family peptidase: MHNILQLKGDLSAKPNASKPGPLTMKKGQTVCASHLDKLSADIAGVISYWNTKQSVLRDVFITAYHNRIVPKSSRLRCLFSSNSADNPSNYMCGAKFKKIGDKMCHVFTYYVPINILTKAQNLLLRVAQIIRENFDSGVITSDEFNSISNNSLKIDMQDISKSTFLKVLLDVTCIDIFTVEEGSMLTAEDVLVTIYKTEVGIKELLSNLKINILDDKIFNDTTCKLSQREYSKLVESAPYLIAMSISDFVRLTDDYLADQSNEDQIQQIPSPTNEPIIGVIDTQFNKEVYFSEWVEYINLLDPNVALSEKDYIHGTAVSSIIVDGPKGNKDYEDNCGRFRVKHFGVAVSNGFSSFSVLKHIRKIVEENSHIKVWNLSLGSVDEIHENYISPEGAELDKIQNEFDVIFIVAGTNQTDAMQKRIGAPADSLNSIVVNSVNSKGQCASYTRTGPVLSFFYKPDVSYYGGESVSERKPMVVCYNNLGAVTRVGTSFAAPWIARKVAFLIYKMGLSRELAKALIIDSAAQWSRKDDISFSKGYGVVPKKIEEIVQTRNDEIRFLISGRAEEYTTYNYNLPVPFEGNGHPFYSRLTLVYFPECNRNQGVDYTTTELDINFGRVKHNVYNGSMKVDIVSINGNPQNGDGAEKLYEEEARTLYRKWDNVKFICEEIKKIKKPKKKYTEHGSWGIKITSKERNSSKEKHPLNFGLVITLREMNGKDRYHDFIQLCQSRGWLVNELNIDNQLNIYAQSQIEIDLE; the protein is encoded by the coding sequence ATGCATAATATATTGCAGTTAAAAGGTGATCTATCAGCAAAGCCAAACGCATCAAAGCCAGGACCTTTGACCATGAAAAAAGGTCAAACTGTATGTGCTTCGCATTTAGACAAGCTCTCAGCTGACATTGCTGGCGTTATATCTTATTGGAACACCAAGCAGTCTGTGCTACGAGACGTGTTCATAACTGCTTACCACAACCGAATTGTTCCTAAAAGTAGTAGATTAAGATGTCTTTTCTCTAGTAATTCAGCGGACAACCCATCTAATTATATGTGTGGAGCCAAGTTTAAGAAGATTGGGGATAAAATGTGTCACGTTTTTACATATTATGTTCCTATAAATATTCTAACCAAGGCTCAGAACCTACTTCTTAGAGTAGCACAGATTATAAGAGAAAATTTTGATAGTGGAGTTATAACTTCTGATGAGTTTAACTCTATAAGTAATAATAGTTTAAAAATTGATATGCAGGATATCTCAAAAAGTACATTTTTAAAAGTACTGCTTGATGTAACCTGTATAGATATTTTTACAGTAGAAGAAGGCTCTATGCTTACTGCTGAGGATGTACTAGTTACCATTTATAAAACAGAAGTAGGAATTAAAGAACTTCTATCCAATTTAAAAATAAATATTTTAGATGATAAAATTTTTAACGATACAACTTGTAAGTTATCTCAGAGAGAATACTCCAAACTTGTAGAAAGTGCACCATATTTAATTGCAATGAGTATATCTGATTTCGTCAGATTGACAGATGACTATCTGGCAGATCAATCAAATGAAGATCAGATTCAACAAATCCCGTCACCGACAAATGAGCCTATAATAGGAGTGATTGATACACAATTTAATAAAGAAGTATATTTTAGTGAATGGGTAGAGTATATAAACTTGCTTGATCCAAATGTAGCATTATCCGAGAAAGATTATATTCACGGTACAGCAGTCTCTTCTATAATTGTAGATGGTCCAAAAGGAAATAAAGACTATGAAGATAATTGCGGTAGGTTTAGAGTAAAGCACTTTGGTGTTGCGGTTTCAAATGGATTTAGTTCCTTTTCTGTGTTAAAGCATATTCGCAAGATAGTAGAAGAAAATAGTCATATTAAGGTTTGGAATTTGTCATTAGGATCAGTTGATGAAATACATGAAAATTATATTTCTCCAGAGGGGGCAGAGTTAGATAAAATACAAAATGAATTTGATGTTATTTTCATTGTAGCTGGAACAAATCAAACAGATGCTATGCAAAAGAGAATTGGAGCTCCAGCTGATTCTTTAAACTCTATAGTTGTCAATTCTGTAAACTCTAAGGGACAGTGTGCATCATACACAAGGACAGGACCTGTTCTTTCTTTTTTTTATAAGCCTGATGTAAGTTATTATGGAGGAGAAAGTGTTTCAGAACGAAAACCAATGGTTGTTTGCTACAATAATTTGGGAGCTGTAACAAGAGTTGGAACTTCATTTGCTGCACCATGGATAGCAAGAAAAGTAGCATTCTTGATTTATAAAATGGGTTTATCTCGCGAGTTAGCTAAAGCACTTATTATTGATTCTGCTGCACAATGGAGCAGGAAAGATGATATAAGCTTTAGTAAAGGCTATGGAGTTGTTCCTAAAAAAATTGAAGAAATTGTTCAAACAAGAAACGATGAGATACGATTTCTTATTTCAGGAAGAGCTGAGGAGTATACAACATATAACTATAATTTGCCTGTACCTTTTGAAGGAAATGGTCACCCATTTTATTCAAGATTAACATTAGTATATTTTCCTGAGTGTAATAGAAATCAAGGAGTAGACTATACCACTACAGAACTTGATATTAATTTTGGAAGGGTAAAGCATAATGTTTATAATGGTTCAATGAAAGTCGATATTGTATCAATAAATGGAAATCCTCAAAATGGTGATGGGGCTGAAAAATTATATGAAGAGGAAGCTAGAACTCTTTATAGAAAATGGGATAATGTAAAATTTATCTGTGAAGAGATAAAAAAAATAAAAAAACCAAAGAAAAAATATACTGAACATGGATCTTGGGGTATTAAAATCACATCTAAAGAGCGAAATTCTAGCAAGGAAAAGCATCCATTAAATTTTGGGCTTGTTATAACTTTAAGAGAAATGAATGGTAAGGACAGATATCATGATTTTATTCAGCTCTGTCAGTCACGAGGATGGCTTGTTAATGAACTCAACATTGATAATCAACTTAATATTTACGCTCAATCTCAAATTGAAATTGACTTGGAATAG
- a CDS encoding DUF4268 domain-containing protein, with amino-acid sequence MSDHNSNLIDRPKSGDEADLLGVNRYIKALSNFLSHASMPTTIAIQGEWGSGKTSVINSLLYELCDTAKAPDKNKVFHGIFLNMWEYSLLRTPEESIESIIRGLLKQVSLFIELHDRSNPAVDALKKISKSRLFKAALTGGKVATSLAGASAVNFAVDKIGEMLNGESEEEEFNPAEFREQVARSIDECLRLDREDGDQNKRGFMIFVDDLDRINPESAVQILEMLKNFFEVNCCIFVLAIDYNVVVKGLKAKLGNKDENDERAYRSFFDKIIQMPFTMPTERYKVGDYIGASLKKIGYCSEEDLHVKVIDKEGEENDRTYIQAVAEITANSTGSNPRSIKRLLNTLSLLQYMYEQDSADSENFNSSAKTYVEQVINYAFVCIQIAYPEVYRLLAKEPVYTRWDRDTADEFKINSFDTFYTSWCKSNDHEEDAPNEKLYQAIITAYCRQGSTWLQNRVSSIINILVMIEELCSLNKKDFDLIIPAIIDMSSVTAVNTEDDKKVKVTLTKGRQTLLDFWVKFQDTAFENEEFAQLFRRRKPPTDYWLNFFTGNGSCKISVSNSLQKGEVCIYVSISSREIFNLTLEHKDEILAQVGEPFQWVSFDDVSASGGKGKTAFIRIYVKKDLNNRDAWYEASQWIAATMVSMRKALSPYIDKK; translated from the coding sequence ATGTCAGATCACAACTCAAATCTCATCGATCGTCCAAAATCTGGCGATGAGGCAGATCTATTAGGTGTTAATCGCTATATAAAAGCACTTTCCAATTTTTTAAGTCATGCCAGCATGCCTACTACTATAGCCATTCAAGGTGAATGGGGCAGTGGTAAGACCTCAGTAATTAATTCTCTTCTCTACGAACTTTGTGATACTGCAAAAGCTCCGGATAAAAACAAGGTATTTCATGGAATATTCCTTAATATGTGGGAGTATTCACTACTGCGCACCCCTGAGGAGTCAATTGAGTCAATTATTCGCGGTTTGCTAAAACAGGTATCGCTTTTTATCGAGTTACACGATCGCTCCAATCCTGCCGTTGATGCCCTTAAGAAAATCTCCAAGTCACGTCTGTTTAAAGCTGCTCTGACCGGTGGTAAGGTAGCAACCTCACTAGCAGGGGCTAGTGCTGTTAATTTTGCAGTCGATAAGATAGGTGAAATGTTAAATGGAGAAAGTGAGGAAGAAGAATTTAATCCGGCCGAATTTCGTGAGCAGGTTGCAAGATCTATAGATGAGTGTCTGCGTTTAGATCGCGAGGATGGAGATCAAAATAAGCGTGGTTTTATGATCTTTGTTGATGATCTTGATCGCATCAATCCAGAGTCAGCAGTTCAGATCCTTGAGATGCTTAAGAACTTCTTTGAGGTTAACTGCTGTATTTTTGTTCTGGCCATTGACTATAATGTTGTTGTTAAGGGACTTAAGGCAAAGCTTGGTAATAAAGATGAAAATGATGAGCGTGCATATCGTTCATTCTTTGACAAGATTATTCAGATGCCTTTTACAATGCCTACAGAGCGCTACAAAGTTGGCGATTACATTGGTGCATCACTCAAAAAGATTGGCTATTGCTCTGAGGAAGATCTGCATGTTAAGGTAATTGACAAGGAAGGTGAGGAAAATGATCGCACCTACATACAGGCAGTAGCTGAAATTACAGCTAATAGTACAGGTAGTAATCCTCGCTCAATCAAACGCCTGCTTAATACTCTTTCCTTGCTGCAATATATGTATGAGCAGGATAGTGCTGACAGTGAAAATTTCAATTCATCAGCCAAGACTTATGTAGAGCAAGTCATCAATTATGCATTTGTCTGCATACAGATTGCATATCCAGAGGTATACAGACTTCTTGCTAAAGAGCCAGTTTATACAAGATGGGATCGCGATACGGCTGATGAATTTAAGATAAATAGCTTTGATACTTTCTACACATCCTGGTGCAAGAGTAATGATCATGAAGAAGATGCTCCAAATGAAAAGCTCTATCAGGCCATTATAACTGCCTATTGCAGGCAGGGCTCTACCTGGCTGCAAAATAGAGTAAGCTCCATCATTAATATCCTAGTTATGATAGAGGAACTCTGTTCTCTAAATAAAAAAGATTTTGATCTAATCATTCCTGCAATTATTGATATGTCATCTGTTACAGCTGTCAACACAGAGGATGATAAGAAGGTTAAAGTCACACTTACCAAGGGTCGTCAGACCTTGCTAGACTTCTGGGTCAAGTTCCAGGATACTGCGTTTGAAAATGAAGAGTTTGCTCAGCTGTTTAGAAGACGTAAGCCACCAACCGATTACTGGCTGAACTTCTTTACAGGTAATGGCAGCTGTAAGATCAGCGTGTCTAACTCACTGCAAAAGGGTGAGGTATGTATATACGTAAGTATTTCAAGCCGTGAGATTTTCAATCTTACCTTAGAGCACAAGGATGAGATTCTAGCTCAGGTTGGCGAGCCATTTCAGTGGGTATCATTTGATGATGTTTCAGCCTCTGGCGGAAAGGGAAAGACTGCCTTTATTCGCATTTATGTGAAAAAAGATCTTAATAATCGTGATGCCTGGTATGAGGCCTCACAATGGATTGCAGCCACCATGGTTTCAATGCGCAAGGCTCTTTCTCCATACATTGACAAGAAATAG
- the rlmKL gene encoding bifunctional 23S rRNA (guanine(2069)-N(7))-methyltransferase RlmK/23S rRNA (guanine(2445)-N(2))-methyltransferase RlmL yields the protein MLKFFASCPLGLEGLLFNEIVSLNIAKAKETTAGVSFEGTMEDGMRLCLYSHFASRILLTLSTFNCEDDTDLYLGANGIAWENYFTSDKTISVEFSGTNDKLRNTQYSALKIKDAICDRLVKAYGSRPDVDKHNSDVRIYAHLLKYGEATITLDLSGSPLHQREYHRGTGIAPLKENLAAAMVVRAGYDNFNFIDPMCGSGTLLLEAALYATDTAPGLKRSRFGFLHLKDFDENKWQEMLFEAKVRSNRGLKSALEKNICIHGFDADSNMVSIAQQNAKKAGFGDLIKVSACSVAKMYNPFDNDLHVTLVTNPPYGQRMGNFNELIALYSDLGLKIKQNFKGSRAAIISTSTDLLSCLRLSYDKSYKLYNGSLLCQLRVFEIDDSRDMAGSEGSAKDEIAVDFANRLVKNLKTLNKWAEGVNTDAYRVYDADLPDYQACIDKYGPYYVIQEYAAPSSVSANIARRRVLDMIAATIRVTGSDGEHVVLKERERQRGSSQYEKSQQQKHDFFSVHEGSINYRVNVHDYLDTGLFLDARPIREKIKALASGKDFLNLFAYTASASVAAAMGGALSTVSVDMSRTYLEWGMENFRQNNIDLASHDFVQADCLAYISNPTDKKYDLIYIDPPTFSNSKRMESTFEVQRDHVALLSNLTGHLKDGGSIIFCTNKRNFNIDGKKLALYGLEFEDISKATIPRDFMRRQQIHSCYILAFDESKKQLDPVPIVEQKAVPKWSGSVKKSSYSSSSFDRNSDRGSDRGFNRDNKDRDFNSRSSAYGGRQNRSKGFKVGSMTFNKDGRINSDSRSDRSERRPARKARVWGPVDS from the coding sequence ATGTTAAAGTTTTTTGCGTCATGTCCTTTAGGCCTTGAGGGGCTGTTATTTAATGAAATTGTAAGTCTTAATATAGCCAAGGCCAAAGAGACAACAGCAGGTGTCTCATTTGAAGGCACTATGGAAGATGGCATGAGATTATGCCTGTACTCCCATTTTGCCTCACGTATTTTACTTACCTTATCCACCTTTAACTGTGAGGATGATACCGATCTGTATCTTGGCGCCAACGGTATTGCCTGGGAAAATTACTTTACATCAGATAAAACTATCTCTGTTGAGTTTTCAGGTACCAATGACAAACTGCGCAATACACAGTACTCAGCTTTAAAGATTAAAGATGCCATCTGTGACAGACTGGTCAAAGCCTATGGCAGCCGTCCTGATGTAGATAAGCACAACTCTGATGTACGTATTTATGCCCACCTTCTAAAATACGGTGAGGCCACCATTACTTTAGATTTAAGCGGCTCTCCTTTACATCAAAGAGAGTATCACCGCGGTACAGGTATTGCTCCTTTAAAGGAAAATCTGGCAGCTGCCATGGTGGTAAGAGCAGGTTATGACAATTTTAACTTTATAGATCCAATGTGCGGCTCAGGTACACTGCTTTTAGAGGCCGCTCTGTATGCTACAGATACAGCCCCGGGCCTTAAACGCAGTCGCTTTGGCTTTTTACATCTTAAAGATTTTGATGAGAACAAATGGCAGGAAATGCTCTTTGAGGCCAAGGTCAGATCAAACAGAGGCCTTAAAAGCGCTCTTGAGAAAAATATCTGCATACATGGCTTTGATGCTGACTCAAATATGGTATCAATTGCGCAGCAGAATGCTAAAAAGGCAGGCTTTGGTGATCTTATAAAAGTTTCAGCCTGCTCAGTTGCAAAGATGTACAATCCTTTTGACAATGATCTGCATGTCACCTTAGTTACCAATCCGCCATATGGTCAGAGAATGGGTAACTTCAATGAGCTTATTGCTCTTTACAGCGATCTTGGTCTTAAGATCAAGCAGAATTTCAAAGGCTCAAGAGCTGCCATTATCTCAACCTCAACAGACTTGCTCTCATGTCTGCGTCTGTCATATGACAAGAGCTACAAGCTCTATAACGGCTCGCTTTTATGTCAGTTAAGAGTATTTGAAATTGATGACAGCCGCGATATGGCAGGATCAGAGGGTTCAGCAAAAGATGAAATTGCTGTAGATTTTGCCAACCGTCTTGTCAAAAATCTAAAGACACTGAACAAGTGGGCTGAGGGTGTCAATACTGATGCCTATCGTGTCTATGATGCCGATCTGCCAGATTATCAGGCCTGTATTGATAAATACGGTCCATACTATGTAATTCAGGAGTATGCAGCTCCATCATCTGTCTCTGCCAATATTGCAAGACGCCGTGTGCTTGATATGATTGCCGCCACCATAAGAGTGACAGGCTCTGATGGTGAACATGTGGTGCTAAAAGAGCGTGAAAGACAAAGAGGTAGCAGTCAGTATGAAAAATCTCAACAGCAAAAGCATGACTTTTTTAGTGTGCATGAGGGCAGCATCAACTACAGAGTCAATGTACATGACTACCTTGATACAGGACTGTTTTTAGATGCAAGGCCTATACGTGAAAAAATCAAGGCCTTAGCCTCTGGCAAGGATTTTTTAAATCTCTTTGCCTATACAGCATCTGCCTCTGTGGCTGCCGCCATGGGCGGTGCTTTGAGCACTGTATCTGTTGATATGAGCCGCACCTATCTTGAGTGGGGTATGGAGAACTTCAGGCAGAACAATATTGATCTTGCCTCCCATGATTTTGTGCAGGCTGACTGTCTTGCCTATATTTCAAATCCTACAGATAAGAAGTACGATTTAATCTATATAGATCCGCCAACCTTCTCAAACTCCAAGCGTATGGAGTCAACCTTTGAGGTGCAGCGTGATCATGTGGCTCTTTTATCCAACCTTACAGGTCATCTAAAAGATGGCGGCAGTATTATTTTCTGCACCAACAAGCGCAATTTCAATATTGACGGTAAGAAGCTTGCCCTCTATGGCCTTGAGTTTGAGGATATTTCAAAGGCTACCATTCCACGAGATTTTATGCGCAGACAGCAGATTCACTCCTGCTATATTCTTGCCTTTGATGAGTCTAAAAAGCAGCTTGATCCTGTGCCTATTGTTGAGCAGAAGGCTGTTCCTAAGTGGTCTGGATCTGTTAAAAAGAGCAGTT